From Bos javanicus breed banteng chromosome 5, ARS-OSU_banteng_1.0, whole genome shotgun sequence, the proteins below share one genomic window:
- the GRAP2 gene encoding GRB2-related adapter protein 2 produces MEAIAKFDFMASGEDELGFHAGDVLKILSNQGEWFKAELGSHEGYVPKNFIEIEFPEWFHEGLSRHQAESLLMGKELGCFIIRASQSSPGDFSISVRHEDDVQHFKVMRDNKGNYFLWTEKFPSLNKLVDYYRKNSISKQKQIFLRDRTREEQGQRGNSLDRRSQGGHPLSGAVGEEIRPSMNRKPSDHPLLPPSQYPPAPLPAQQRYMPQHHFNQERRGASLDINDGPCGLGMSTEMNAALMHRRHTDPVQLQVAGRVRWARALYDFEALEDDELGFRCGEVVEVLDSSNPSWWTGRLHNKLGLFPANYVAPMIR; encoded by the exons ATGGAAGCCATTGCCAAGTTCGATTTCATGGCCTCGGGAGAAGATGAACTGGGCTTCCACGCTGGCGATGTTCTGAAG ATCCTAAGTAACCAAGGGGAGTGGTTCAAGGCGGAGCTTGGGAGCCACGAAGGATACGTGCCCAAGAATTTTATAGAAATCGAGTTTCCTGA GTGGTTTCACGAAGGCCTCTCACGACACCAGGCAGAGAGCTTGCTGATGGGCAAGGAGCTTGGTTGCTTCATCATCCGGGCCAGCCAGAGCTCCCCCGGGGACTTCTCCATATCCGTCAG GCATGAGGACGACGTTCAGCACTTCAAAGTCATGAGAGACAACAAGGGTAATTacttcctgtggacagagaagtttCCATCCCTCAACAAGCTGGTGGACTACTACAGGAAGAATTCCATCTCCAAACAGAAGCAGATCTTTCTGAGGGATAGGACCCGGGAGGAACAG GGTCAGCGGGGCAACAGCCTGGACCGGCGGTCCCAGGGAGGCCATCCCCTGAGTGGGGCTGTGGGAGAAGAAATCCGGCCTTCGATGAACAGGAAGCCGTCGGATCACCCCCTGCTCCCTCCTTCGCAGTATCCCCCGGCCCCACTGCCAGCGCAACAGCGGTACATGCCGCAGCATCATTTTAATCAG GAACGCCGTGGAGCCAGCCTGGACATAAACGATGGGCCCTGTGGCCTGGGCATGAGCACCGAAATGAATGCCGCCCTCATGCACCGGAGACACACTGACCCAGTGCAACTCCAAGTGGCTGGG CGGGTGCGATGGGCCCGGGCGCTGTACGACTTCGAGGCCCTGGAGGACGACGAGTTGGGCTTCCGTTGCGGAGAGGTGGTTGAGGTCCTGGACAGCTCCAACCCCTCCTGGTGGACCGGCCGCCTGCACAACAAGCTGGGCCTCTTCCCTGCCAACTACGTGGCACCCATGATCCGATGA